The Brachypodium distachyon strain Bd21 chromosome 4, Brachypodium_distachyon_v3.0, whole genome shotgun sequence nucleotide sequence CATGGATTTGTGCCAGATATGAAACCAGTAGGCCGCTCAATTGTCTGCACTCACTGCAAATAAGTTGCTGGAAGACGTGGGGACATGCCTCGTACAAACACGAGGTCGTGGCGAATCCTTTCATCGGGCCACACCGAAAGACCCTAGGTTAGATCCAAAACGACAAAATTCCTGGAATCTAAGCTGGAGTACTACCTCGGTTCCGGTATAAGAAAAGATTTAACTAATTTAACATAATTTttattataaaaaaatatatcattacaaaataaaacatttgaaagtttttaatgatattttttttaaataaaactCATGTTAGATTAATTAAATCTTCAACCTAAGTATGCATGGGGCCCTATAAaccggaacggagggagtatcgcCTTAGCAGCTCGCCCACCTGAGTAGCTGCCTTTGGATATTGATTATTGGGCTGATTTACAAAAGAGGAATTCAAAGGAATTACCTTTtcaggaggaaaaaaaatctagttgCAAATTTATGCATACTCTATTTTTAATTGTTACTCTGTCCTTTTCAATTTATAAGGCCCACGTGCATATTCCTAGATGATCAATTCGACCATTCTGATATGTTTTAcgttatataaaaaaaaagtatactCTGTTATTGAATTTTTGTTCGAATTACATTTTTTGATATATGACTGATATTTACATGAAAAAAGGGGGCTTGCTTTGCACTACCTGCGTGCCACCAGCGGCTCTCTGGGGGTGCACCGTAGACTTTGCCAAGTCTTTTCTCGACAGCGAAGTGTGAATCTTTTCGGGGAAGGTGAAGACGACTTGACCTGAGCAAATTAAAAGAACCAATGGAAAGTGAGCGTGATACCTTAAAAAATTCCGACGGAGACAGGGAAGGTAGCGACGGCTCTATGGCTCACTGCCTCACTGATTGCATAGATTCCATGCCATTTCTCCACTAGCttcccctcttcttcctcttccctaTCCTGGTCTCCTCCCCTCACCAGTCACGGCCGAGTCAGCGAAATCCATGCCCCATTGCTTAATCATCGCGTATAGACGGGCAGTTCCCCCCAGATGAGTCAGATTCGCCAGCCGTTTTAGCTTTGCTCTCGTCTACAGCTGCAGTGCGAACCGCGACTGACTTGCTTGACTCCACTGCGGATCCATCGGTTTTGTTTTGCTCTCGTCTCGTGCGGGATTGGGCTTCGGGAGCGGAAGGCCTCTGCGTTTCCTTCCCTCAGGTACTTTTCGATCCAATTAGTTCGTGGATCCACCTTTTGTGCAAATTATGTCTGTTGGGGGTCTTAgcgagcccccccccccccccccccccacacacacacacacacacagatatatatatatatatctcttCATGTGGAAGTCATTTGTTCCAAAGTCTGAAGTTCTGAACAGGCTATACTAGGAGGTCTGGCGCGGCGCAAGCGTCCGTCTTGTTAGGATGCGTTTGGTTCAAGGTCAACCAAAGAGGGACAGGGATAATGATCATACAGACTAATCACTTCTTTAATAAATTGGGTTGGAATGCATAGCTTACAAACGTTACATCAATGCCTAACTAATGTGCTAAACATATGCACATGTACAATATCAACCTGAATGCTCCAATTACGGACTCAAATCGAAGTCATAGTTAATGAAACATTATTGTTTTTATTAAATATCGGAAGTCACTTGCACCACCAATTATTCCCGTGAAGTTAATCTTAATTGTAGCAATCTCACTTCatatcctccttttcgaaaaaaaaagcaatctCACTTTCAAGACTGAAGTTCATTGTATTgtaggccctgtttgtttgggcttttgcttcagcttttgatgcttctagcaatctcaaaagcacttctcccgtttacacatgaagctgagaaacaccaaaagctgaagtagaagtccaaacaaacgGGGCCGTAATAGAGTAACAAAAACTTACAGCTAGTCCATAATTTCAGAAGACTGAACCTTGGATGCTTACTTTTATTCTCATTAATAAAATGAGACTGGGAAGGGACCCctatatttctaaaaaaaaaaactcaggaAAGGAATTCTCAGCTTCTTGCACCTGAACAACACAGAGCTGGAGTAAACATATTGACAATATAATACATATGCCATGTGCAAGGAAAATATAGGAATTCTATGAATCAAAGGGGGCTCTGTTTCCGTTATGTACAACTTGCAGGAAATTACCACTAAGATAAAAGACTCTTGAGTACTCATTCATTCTACTGTACCTATACACTTAGCTGGACAAAGGTACTTGCAAACTTTTATGCTAGTAAAGCTTCAGATCAAATTAGAACAGGTAAAAAACTTGAACATACCTGGCTGTAAATAAAGATGACAACACACAAAAGTTCTAATGCCAAACCATGGATGTTCTCATAAGAAATAAGATGATCCTAGCATTGATGTCTTCACAAAGCAATGAAGGGACGTATGGACTCAGAAAACCATTTCACGGGTTAATTTggcaaaactgaaaataatatCAGCCCCGAAGAGCCATAGATTGTCTAACTTGGTTTGCTCATATGCCCAACTTCTAATAGCCATAATATTCAGATATGAgcactgcaaaaaaaatagttgAGACAATTTTGTATGGAAGTTATAGAGCGAGAAGAGTATCTGCAGGCAAAACATAAAGGCACATGTAACAGCCAATGCAATTCTTAGTTTTGTAGATTATTTTAACTGCAAATTAACCTATATGAACCATTTGAACGCACtaatatatgaaatgtttgCATACAAAGTaaactatttttttagtttCATGTAAAGTAAACTCATTACTTCACATGATATACTGACGTGATGTTGAATACTTTTCCTATCATCACGACTCATCCTTATACCATGCGAATATTATAGCAAAACTGACATGTTTTTGCTAGTGTGTCATATGATTAAGAAGATAAAACGTACATTGGAGTTAACTTTTGAATGTGTTGTATTTCCTTTATTTGCAATACAGTAAGAATCAATTATTTCAACTGGCTTCACCTACACATAATAATAGAAAATGCTGCAATATGTACCTCCAGTGTTGTATCGTGGAGCTGAGACAGTTAGCTGAGACTTTATTAGCACCAAAACGTGATACAGTTAGCCGAGACCTTATTAACAACAGCACGTGAGACCGTTAGCCAAGAGCTTATTAGCACCAGCACAAGTAACACCTGTATGTTGTGCTTCTCTAATAGAATAAAAATGTTTCTAATCAATCATCTCATATAATGATGGGTAGACAATTCCAAAGGTTCATACTAATTAACATAAAAGCAATGTTGCTGAAACTCTTCACATTGGAGAATATGcttaagaaagaaaatatagcACATCTGATGTCTTGAATTTACAAAACTTACCTATAAGAAAAAGGCTGACAATGTTTCGCCATCTTAAATGATCTGCAGAGTATATGAAAGCAGATGGATGCAAATTGATCACCTGTTAAATACTTAAATTAAAGGAGCCGGCATAAGATTATTAATAAATATAGATATAGGGTGGAGAGAGCAGGATTGCTTGAAGTCTTATATCTCTTCCACTTTCTGACTGCTTATATCAAGCATAAACAATATAATTGGATAACCTAATAGATGAAAAATTGTCTCAGAAATAACCTCTGACAGCCTCTCGACCGGACTTGCAGATATCCCCAACCTATTCAGAAGATATATATTAGtatctaaaataaaatgaaggaAAACTGGTATCGCGTAGCTGAACTTTTGAAGTCTTAACTGCACCTGCATTTAAAGTattctcttttcttctgctGCAGACTTGCAGAGTTGATCACACTGGTCTGTTGTTCGGCCCCTGCTTTCACCATCCTCTCTGCAGACCGCCCACTACACATATTCAGCAGGTGAGCATTAGCTGATCATATGAGCCACATCttgatgcattgatagaaagaatAAAGTTGCATTTTGAGAAGATAGATCTGCGCCCTTCAGTTTGCCAAATATATGATAAATTTGCAAGACAATTGCATACATGTTCCAAGAAATCCTACTGGACTGCTACTATTACGGTTCACCTTTGCATTTTGAGAAGATAGCTCTGCGCCCTTCAGTTTGCCAAATATATGATAAATTTCCAAGACAATTGCAAACATGTTCCAAGAAATCCTACTGAACTGCTACTATTACGGTTCACCGCCTTCATAGACGACAGTTCATTTCTAGACAATATTATTGATTTCTTTTTGTGTGCATGACGCTTCAAAGATTATTGCAGTTGACCATTACAAGTGTCAACTGCTGCATGGTATCTGAAGCCTGTGTAGCCTCCTGCAATCAAAATCACAGAGTTCTAGTTCAATCATTAGTCCTACTCCTGATAAAATTTAAAAGGGGTGACAAACTGGATATTATGTCCACTTGTCCAGTCTAGTAGCCCCCATTCGCTTTTGAAATATGGGTTTTGTCCTATTCATTTTTGGAAATACGGGTTTTCTCCTGTTCTTATCTTTTTAGACCTGTCATTCaagttattttatttattcatgtTTGGAGTGTGTTTGGTGCTTCAAGGTAGTGTTTAGTTCCAGAGCAAGGTGGAATGTAACAGAACGGTTCTACTTTTCTATATCCTAGGAACCAAACACTTGAACCACTGGTTCCACTTGGTACCAACTTATTCATACTTTTTTAAGGAATGAGATGGTTAGGCATATTGGGGAAATATTCCTTGTTGAGTAACCATATGGTTCCATTCCAGTTTTCTATGTTTTAGGAACCAAACACAGTAATCATCTCAACTTTTAGAACCATTCCATTACATTATACTCCATGAGCTCAGCCAAACACTACCCAAATTTGATGCTTTAGTTGGACTGCACCTTTGTTTGTGATACAATTCATCTCTAGACTCTAGGATTGAACATTGCCATTCAAGAGTATGAGCCAAATTCCTATTATCTTCTCCAAATTCTGCTAGGTGAAGTTCGTTCTGCTAGACAAATTCCTAGTAATACAACAGAGGCTGCCTCTCCATGCTTGTCCGCCTGACCAGCTCCCCTGATCACTTGATTGGTAGGGTTTTTGAACAGTTTTCCTTCTCTCTGAGTTTTTGGTTTCTTCCTTTGTTCCTAACTTTTTGTAGTCTTTTTGCTTTTGGTTCGGTTTGTTTTGCTGTTGGCTGTAAGACTTGTGTCATCTTGGCATCTTATTCTAATACAAAATGATGCGCATTTAGGTAGCTTTTTGAGAATATTCATTCAGAAATTCCATTTGTTACTGATTCTACTAACATGGGAGTATCTCAGTAGACAAAGAGGGATATTCTGATGTGGTGAGACCTGATATTTTAATGCATATGCTGTCAATTGATATATTTCATCAATGCAAAATGGAATAAAATGGGGCCAGGGAAGAAATGCTATTAGTGTATGAGTACATTAGCTAATTCGGTGCCTATAGTTATGAATGAAATTTGTTATTCTACCATGTAATATGCTCTATCTTTTCTGTTCAGCTAAAATGGCTGAAGCAATACTTATGGCTGTGACAAAGATTGGTTCCGTTCTAACAGAGGAAGCAACCAAGGCCGTCATAGCTAAGCTATCTGAAAAGGTTACTAATTTGAAGGAACTGCCGGTAAAGATTGAACAAATAAGGAAGCAACTGACTATGATGGGCAATGTTATAAGCAAGATAGGCACAGTGTACCTCACGGACGAAGTTGTTAAGAGTTGGATTGGGGAGGTCCGCAATGTGGCCTACCATGTTGAAGATGTAATGGATAAATATTCGTACCATGTTCTTCAAATTAAGGAGGAAGGGTTCCTGAAGAAATACTTTATCAAAGGAACACATTATGCCAAAGTTTTCAGTGAAATTGCGGATGAGGTAGTTGAGGTAGAGAAGGAGATCCAGGAAGTTGTACGGATGAAAGACCAGTGGTTGCAGCCCTGCCAGCTTGTCGCTAACCCACTCACTGAGATGGAAAGACAGCGATCCCAAGACAGTTTCCCAGAATTCGTCAAAGATGAAGATCTCGTAGGAATCAAAGACAACAGGATATTGCTGACTGGATGGTTGTACTCTGAAGAGCCCGAGGGCACTGTGATAACAGTATCGGGCATGGGTGGGTTGGGAAAATCTACCTTGGTGACAAATGTTTATGAACGTGAAAAGATCAACTTCCCTGCACATGCATGGATCGTTGTGTCACAAATTTACACTGTTGAGGACCTGTTGAGGAAGCTTCTATGGAAGATTGGATATACAGAACAACCATTGTCAGCAGGTATTGACAAAATGGACGTACATGACTTGAAAAAGGAAATACAGCCGAgacttcaaaataaaaaatacttGATTGTACTGGATGATGTCTGGGAGCCAGAGGTATACTTCCAGATACATGATGTTTTCCATAATCTCCAAGGAAGTCGCATCATAATTACGACCCGGAAGGACCATGTGGCAGGAATTTCTTCTTCCACACGTCACCTTGAGCTCCAGCCGTTAAGTAATCGTGACGCATTTGACCTCTTCTGCAGAAGGGCTTTTTACAACAAGAAGGGCCATATGTGCCCCAAGGAGCTTGATGCAATTGCTACTTCTATTGTTGACAGGTGTCATGGCCTACCGCTTGCAATTGTTACCATTGGCAGCATGTTGTCTTCAAGACAACAATTAGACTTTTGGAAACAAACATACAATCAGCTCCAAAGTGAGTTGTCAAACAATATTCATGTACGAGCAATTTTAAATCTGAGCTACCATGATCTTTCAGCGGACCTCAGAAACTGCTTCTTGTACTGCTGTCTATTCCCTGAAGATTACTTCATGTCACGTGACATCCTTGTTCGACTCTGGGTTGCAGAAGGCTTTGTGCTTAGTAAAGACAAGAACACGCCAGAGATGGTAGCAGAGGGGAATCTCATGGAATTAATCCATCGCAATATGCTTGAAGTTGTGGACTATGATGAGCTTGGTAGGGTTAACTCATGTAAGATGCATGATATTGTGCGTGAACTAGCTATTTCTGTTGCGAAAGAAGAGAGGTTTGCTGCAGCAACTGATTATGGCACAATGATACAGATGGACAGGAATGTTCGTCGTCTGTCATCATATGGATGGAAAGACGACACTGCACTGAAAATTAAACTTCCACGTCTTCGAACAGCATTGGCTCTTGGAGTAATTTCATCATCCCCTGAGACATTATCTTCTATTTTATCTGGATCTAGTTACCTTACCGTTCTCGAGCTTCAAGACTCTGCAGTCACTGAAGTGCCAGCATTGATAGGCTCTCTGTTCAATCTACGTTACATCGGGTTACGTCGCACCAACGTCAAGTCACTCCCAGACTCTATTGAGAATCTGTCCAACCTCCAAACTCTGGacatcaagcaaacaaaaatagaGAAGCTACCACGAGGTCTTGGGAAGATCACGAAGCTGCGGCACCTTTTAGCTGATAATTATACTGATGAAAAGCGGACAGAGTTCCGATACTTTGTCGGAGTACAAGCACCTAAAGAGCTGTCCAACATGGAAGAACTGCAAACTCTGGAGACTGTGGAATCTAGCAATGACTTGGCCGAGCAGCTGAAGAGACTGATGCAACTTAGAAGTTTGTGGATTGACAACATAAGTGCCGCTGATTGTGCAAATCTGTTTGCCACACTGTCAAATATGCCGCTTCTTTCCAGCTTGCTTCTTGCTGCAAAGGATGAGAATGAGGCACTTTGCTTCAAAGATCTCAAGCCAAGGTCTGCAGATCTACACAAGTTGGTTATCAGAGGACAATGGGCCAAGGGGACACTGAATTGCCCAATATTTCTCGGCCATGGGACACACCTCAAGTATCTAGCTTTAAGTTGGTGCAACCTTGGGGAAGATCCACTTGAGATGCTCGCACCACACCTGCCGAACCTCACATATCTCAAACTGAATAACATGCACAGTGCACGTACCTTGGTTCTCTCTGCAGGTTCCTTTCCAAACCTGAAGACGCTTTATTTGagacacatgcatgatgtCAGCCAGCTACATTTCATTGATGGTGCTCTTCCATGCATTGAAGCTATGTACATTGTCTCTCTACCAAAGCTGGATAAGGTCCCTCAAGGCATTGAATCCCTTCAATCCCTGAAGAAGCTCTGGCTGTTGGGCTTGCCCAAGGGTTTCAAAACTCAATGGGTCAGTAGCGGAATGCATCAGAAGATACTGCATGTTCCAGAGATTCGTGTGTAGATGCTGCAGGCTGGTTCTTTCTGCAGTGTCAGTTCTTGTATGGTTCATCTGGCGCAACTTTTAATCATTCCAATAAGTTTGCGATTATTCACATCGCCAGCAGCGGGTCATCATTACTTATGTACCCTAACACGATTTGTCCTCAAATAGTGTTGTTCATTGCCATCCAGACACCCTGCCCTGTACcttttgtgttgttttggCTACATGTTTTAGTACTGGTTTATGTAAGGATTTAATGTACCATTTGTATCGAACAACTTGTGTGGACAATCCTTCAAACATGTCATCTGGCATATAGATATAACTTGTTCTATATCACTGTATCATCCCAGATGTGATTCACCATGAGGTATCATCCATACATGCGTTCATTGTCTGTTCAGTAGCTCATCTGTTTGTTTTCCTGAGCTGATGTAACCAAATATTTCAATATTCCAAGACCAGATATAAAACGCTTTATTCTTATGAGGAGGATTATTGAGAGATCATCGGTAACATCCATTCAACACAACTTGATTCAACACCATCTATTTGCGTTAATACCAATCTGGAGAGGAGACTTGCAGGTTTGTGAATACTTTTGAATCAATCCAAGATAAAAGTTGTTGGAGATGATGAGTGGTGAGCTGGTGACCGTGTGAAAGGGTTGACCGGACTATTTGACCTCTGCAATCTGCAATTCAACCATGACACCACTTGGAAACATGTAAGTGAGTAGAAAGTTGTGTGATGGATGACCACAGAAGCCTGCAACTCGATAGAATGACACTTCAATATTTTCAAGGAAAAGTTTTGATTGCTCTCGAGCGTGCCCCTATCAGTCACCGTGCCTCTCGTCCGAAGCACAGGACGTCAACACACAGTACCAACGTTTCTTTCACAGAAGACTGCAGTGTTTCTCCTATACCCCATCACTGTTTGCAGGATCGTCCCCACCACAACTATTCTTCACATCATTTCACCTGAGCCAAGCTCGTTGGCTAGTACTATGGGCTTTTATTTGCTGGATGTTCTCATAGAGTAGTTATGAATCTCATGGAACACATCTcgtaaagttttttttttttttttgcaaacatCTTTTCTGGTCTTGTATTTCTAAGACCACATCCAACGTAGAACACAAAATGATCTCATTTTAAATTAATTTTGTCACCCAATATTTAACGACAACACCAGATGCTGGAGTATATTGAAATGAGAACATTCCGTGTTGGGTACAAGAGAGCAACTGCGGCTGTGGATCCAATAGACAAAGAAAACACATATTCTTGTGAGAGAAtggatgtgtatatatatatgtagagagaaagaaaaaacacatattcttCAGAGAGaatgtatatacatatatactgagagagagagaaacgaaatcaAATAGATagagaaaacacatattcTTGAGAGAAAGTGGATAcatagagagagaaaacacaaTGTTTCTTAAGAGAGAatggatatatatacatatgaaATAGAATCGatctggtaaaaaaaatcaaccgcCACCCAGCGCCTCCACCAGGTTGATCTCGTCTCCCGGCCAGCCGGCCGGCAAGGGACGACGCCCTGCTTCTTCTACGTTTGGTACTATTGTATGTCTTCAAGTTAGGATTTGGTCAACCGGCAGCGGCGCTGTGGTGCTGATGGCGGCACTGTAAGGGTCAAGAATAAGGTTTTCCCGACTCCTCGTCCACCTCGTCAACGGCGATCCTGCCGGTGGCGTTGAGGAGTGCGGGACGGTTGGTCACTGCTCTTCTGGAGTGGTGGATCTGGTtctgtgtttgtgttttgcaggTCGTCGTGTATCGTTTTATTGGTTTCTTTTCCGATCGATGAGACTCGGCCAGTTTTGACCTCATCGTGGAGTTAGTGCGGCCAGGTCTTTTCGGATCCGTCTGGCCGGATCTGGGATGGTCATCCATCCCTCTTCGTCGTTTTCTTCTCCGGGACGGCGGTCTGTTTCTCAGATCACTGTCACCGGCGTCTTCTGATTCCGACCGGCGACTTCCCGACTGCTACGTCAACAACGGTTTCCTGGCTCCGACGTGGTTCGGAGGCCCAAAGGCAGCATCAAGATTCGTTCACGGCGCGCCACCGGCGAGTGCAGGAGGAAGACCACAACGTTTACCTACATTAACTTAcgtgtaattttcttttactttaaAGATGGTTCTGTAAGGATTGGTTCATTTTAGTATATGACCTTGGCGTTCTCGCCAAAAAAACCGCGGTTGTGGATTGAATAGACAAAGAAAACACATATTCTTGACTGAGAAtggatgtgtatatatatatagagaaaacacatattcTTCAGAGAGaatgtatatacatatatattgagagagggagagaaacgAAATCAAATAGGGAGAGAAAATAATGTTCTTAAGAGAGaattgatatatatatatacacatgaaATGAATCTGGTAACCCATACCTCCCGTGCAATCGAAATCTACAATTACTCAACAGTTGTACACGAAACAGTGATTTCACAAAAATGCCGTCGGCGCCATCTGCTAAGTCACCCATACCTATCTGCCCCTCCGTTTTCATTCAGTCCAACAATCCGGATTGGTGGAGCAACACACTCGAGAGTATTTTTAAATAGGTCCGGTCAGCTCGTGGAACACGACCGACTCCTATGTTAGGAAGAGCGACGACCGTCGCGTTTGACTAGTTACTTGGATTATCACCAACTTCACCATTAGGGTTATTGGCAATTTCTCAAACTCGACGCTAGCAATAAGTGTCggagatttagtacaaaattatatgaatcggagggaatactaaGGATTTCCTTGGTCTGTCCTTGGGCTCCTCCCCTTGAGTTCATTCCAAGtgagaaaggaaaaatgagATAAACAACCGTAGGAGAGTATTTATATTTTAGGGTCCACGAGAAATGATCATGAACGCCCTTTGTTGAGACCGTGAGAGAGTATAAGTTGAATATTTTCCTAAATTACTTTgggattcttcttcttcttttcttgtgaATCTTTAGgacgcttcttcttcttacgCTTGTGTCATATCTCTCATCATAACATGATAAGGTCATTTTCTCTCATATAAGTTCTTACCTTGAGttgtttccaaaaaaaagttcttaTAGGTGTGTTTGGATCAGGGGTCGGGGCCAACCCGCGTGGGTTCACAAGGCCCAAAACATCTCTGCTCCGTGTTTGGTTCTAGAGCGTGGCTCAGCCCGACCGAAATAGGCCCAAAACGGCGGTCCGCATGAGCCAGCGGAATTGGCCGACTCACACGGCTCACGCGGGTGGATCGTGTTGTGCAACCTCTGCCGACTGGCCGGTCCCGGGGTTGCACACCAAGATCATAGTCGAAGGAGTCGATCACACACACAATCACGAAGTACAGTAAAGTAGATGAACACCAGGAAGTAGAGAGGAACAGTAGCtttttattaatttctgatcCCAAGTGTACGTACAAGGGGTAGCCTCCTCTCCTTTATATAGGTGGATAAGAGCCCACAACAAACTATTAGGTGGAGTAACGAGTCAACAGGGGGGTTGGTGGGGGGCGCACGACTCGGTGGCCACCCCACCCCGTCGTTGGTTcctcaacactcccccttggACGATTATCCGTACGCCATATGCCTCAAAAACTCCGAAAAAACCCAGGTGGGAAAAACACATGGAGAAAGAGAGCATAATATACGTTGCTATGTTGCACAGATTGCCTCGTTAAAAACCTCATGCGAGAAACATAGGAAAACTCGCTGAGGGAAAAGAGTACAACCTACTCGATCTCCAAGATGAGTACTTGATCGTCATGATTAAGATTTAACGATGAGTATGTGAAGTATCTCCCCCTGAACCTTGCATCTCCCTAAGTCTCAACATATCGATTCCATGCACACACCTTTCAAAAGTGGATGCCGATAGTGACTTGGTGAACAAATCAGCAAGATTTTCACACGACTTAGTATGCAAGACCTTTACCTCGTTCATCTTTTGCAACTCATGTGCATAAAAAACTTAGGATTTATATGCTTGGTGAGGTTACTCTTCACATAACCTGTTTGTACTTGTGCAACACAAGCTGCATTATCTTCATAGATAATGGTGAGGGTCTGGACGGTGTTCAGCCCATAGGTCTGCTGAATGTGGCGAACCATCCGTCGAAGTCATATGCACTCACGTGATGCTTCATATAGTGCTATGATTTCCGAGTGGTTCGTTGAAGTTGATACAAGACTTTGCTTTGACGATTTCCATGAAACAGCAGTTCCACCACATAGAAAAACATATCCAGTCTGAGACTTGGATGTATGCGGGTCCGACAAATACCCTGCATCGGCATAACCTATCAAAGATAGGTCTTGATTCCTTTTATAAAATAGCCCAAGATCTTTGGTCCCTTGCAGGTACCGAAAGACATCCTTAACACCTTTCCAATGTTGTTTGGTAGGTTCAGAGCTGTACCTAGCCAGCAAATCGACGGCGAACGCAATGTCCGGCCGTGTATAATTCGCGAGGTACATGAGTGCTCCAATAGCACTCAGGTAAGGAAATTCTGCACCCAGaacttcctccccctcttctttcGGCCTGAAAGGGTCCTTGTCTTGCTGTAATGACCGCCCAATCATGGGAGTCTTTGAAGGATATGTCTtgtcaaatccaaatctttcCAACACCTTTTGAGTGTAGGTAGACTGGTGCACTAGAGTCCCATCATGGGAATGTTCCAGTTGCAAACCTAGACAGAACTTGATTTTACCcaaatccttcatctcaaattccgaCTTCAAGTAGGAACTTGTTTCCTTAATATCCTTCGGTGTACCGATGATATTCAAATCATCTACGTATACCGAGATTATACAGAatccatcttgggatcgcCGTATAAATACACATGGACAATCTTCATTGCTCGTGTAGCCCTTTTCATGTAGAAAATCGCTCAGGCGATTATACCACATTCTACCCGACTGTTTAAGTCCGTACAGTGACTTCCTGAGTTGAACACTGTATAGACCTCTGTTTGCCCTGTCTTGGTTCGGAACCGGGAGACCATCAGGTATCCTCATATAAATGTCCGAATCCAAGTTACCATACAGATAAGCAGTAACAACATCCATCACTTTCATTTTTAAGTCCATATTGACTTCCATTGAGATCAAAAATCTGAAGGTAATTCCATCCATGACCGGGGAGTAGGTTTCCTCATAATCGACCCCAGGTCGCTGAGTAAACCTCTGAGCAGCTAACCTTGCTTTGTACCGTACTACCttattattttcatttctcttgcggAGAAA carries:
- the LOC100832592 gene encoding disease resistance protein RPM1 — translated: MAEAILMAVTKIGSVLTEEATKAVIAKLSEKVTNLKELPVKIEQIRKQLTMMGNVISKIGTVYLTDEVVKSWIGEVRNVAYHVEDVMDKYSYHVLQIKEEGFLKKYFIKGTHYAKVFSEIADEVVEVEKEIQEVVRMKDQWLQPCQLVANPLTEMERQRSQDSFPEFVKDEDLVGIKDNRILLTGWLYSEEPEGTVITVSGMGGLGKSTLVTNVYEREKINFPAHAWIVVSQIYTVEDLLRKLLWKIGYTEQPLSAGIDKMDVHDLKKEIQPRLQNKKYLIVLDDVWEPEVYFQIHDVFHNLQGSRIIITTRKDHVAGISSSTRHLELQPLSNRDAFDLFCRRAFYNKKGHMCPKELDAIATSIVDRCHGLPLAIVTIGSMLSSRQQLDFWKQTYNQLQSELSNNIHVRAILNLSYHDLSADLRNCFLYCCLFPEDYFMSRDILVRLWVAEGFVLSKDKNTPEMVAEGNLMELIHRNMLEVVDYDELGRVNSCKMHDIVRELAISVAKEERFAAATDYGTMIQMDRNVRRLSSYGWKDDTALKIKLPRLRTALALGVISSSPETLSSILSGSSYLTVLELQDSAVTEVPALIGSLFNLRYIGLRRTNVKSLPDSIENLSNLQTLDIKQTKIEKLPRGLGKITKLRHLLADNYTDEKRTEFRYFVGVQAPKELSNMEELQTLETVESSNDLAEQLKRLMQLRSLWIDNISAADCANLFATLSNMPLLSSLLLAAKDENEALCFKDLKPRSADLHKLVIRGQWAKGTLNCPIFLGHGTHLKYLALSWCNLGEDPLEMLAPHLPNLTYLKLNNMHSARTLVLSAGSFPNLKTLYLRHMHDVSQLHFIDGALPCIEAMYIVSLPKLDKVPQGIESLQSLKKLWLLGLPKGFKTQWVSSGMHQKILHVPEIRV